A stretch of the Rosa rugosa chromosome 5, drRosRugo1.1, whole genome shotgun sequence genome encodes the following:
- the LOC133709886 gene encoding uncharacterized protein LOC133709886 isoform X1 has protein sequence MFSVSVFSASSDLSFHLGFRNNWTFGRPSASLSQESSNLEPRKKEVTARSATKDKILLSSSPTTSQQQNPTPLVTALKASAEQNAATFHFPGHNRGRAAPDSITELIGLNPFLHDLPELPELDSLFSPEGPILDAQQQAAKLFGSLETWFLVGGTTCGIQAAIMATCSPGDILVLARNSHISAVSALILSGAVPKYIIPDYNFDWDIAVGVTPSQVETAIKEVEKEGEKAAAVFITSPTYHGICSNLSEITQLCHSHGIPVIVDEAHGAHLGFHPHMPNSAMQQGADLAVQSTHKVLCSLTQSSMLHLSGKLVDREKISRCLQTLQSTSPSYLLLASLDAARAQISEDPETIFERALQLAIEARNMLRKTRGISVLDVSSFPKFPAIDPLRLTIGFRQLGLSGYEADEILYEDHDIICELVETQCITFVITLGTCREHVQKLVSGIKHLAATSASTCADKRKADGDNLALFADIKTSLIPRDAFFSGKRRVSIEKSLGEVCGELICPYPPGIPVLIPGEIITKKALDYLLHVRSKGAVITGASDSQLSSIIVCNK, from the exons ATGTTCAGTGTTTCTGTGTTCTCAGCTTCCTCAGACCTC AGTTTTCATTTGGGTTTTAGAAATAACTGGACTTTTGGAAGACCAAGCGCTTCTCTCTCTCAG GAAAGTAGCAATTTAGAGCCTAGAAAGAAGGAAGTGACGGCCAGGTCTGCCACCAAGGATAAGATCTTACTTTCTAGCTCCCCGACGACTTCTCAGCAACAGAACCCCACTCCACTTGTTACTGCCTTGAAGGCTTCAGCTGAACAAAATGCTGCTACCTTTCACTTTCCTGGGCACAACAGAGGTCGAGCTGCACCAGATTCTATAACTGAACTTATTGGTCTAAACCCTTTTCTTCATGACTTACCTGAGCTTCCTGAACTTGACAGCCTCTTTTCTCCGGAAGGACCAATTTTAGATGCACAACAACAGGCAGCCAAACTCTTTGGCTCATTGGAGACATGGTTCCTTGTAGGAGGTACGACATGTGGAATTCAAGCAGCCATTATGGCTACTTGTTCCCCTGGAGATATTTTAGTTCTCGCTAGGAATTCCCATATATCAGCTGTATCTGCTTTAATATTGTCTGGTGCAGTACCCAAGTACATTATCCCTGATTATAATTTTGACTGGGACATTGCTGTCGGGGTCACTCCATCACAG GTGGAGACGGCTATCAAGGAAGTGGAGAAAGAAGGGGAAAAGGCAGCCGCTGTTTTCATCACTTCCCCAACATATCATGGTATATGCAGCAACTTGAGCGAGATAACCCAATTGTGCCATTCTCATGGGATTCCTGTAATTGTTGATGAGGCCCATGGGGCACATTTGGGATTTCATCCCCATATGCCGAATTCAGCCATGCAGCAAGGTGCTGATTTAGCTGTCCAATCCACTCACAAGGTTCTTTGCTCTCTCACACAATCATCGATGTTGCACTTGTCAGGTAAACTTGTAGATAGAGAAAAGATCTCTAGATGCCTTCAAACACTTCAAAGCACTAGTCCTAGTTATCTTCTTTTGGCATCATTAGATGCTGCTAGAGCTCAAATTAGTGAAGATCCTGAAACTATTTTTGAAAGAGCATTGCAACTGGCTATTGAAGCTAGGAATATGTTGAGAAAGACTAGAGGTATTTCAGTGCTTGATGTTTCAAGCTTCCCTAAGTTTCCTGCAATTGATCCTTTGCGGCTTACTATAGGATTTCGACAGCTTGGCTTGTCTGGTTATGAAGCTGATGAAATTCTGTATGAGGATCATGATATCATTTGTGAACTTGTTGAGACCCAATGCATTACTTTTGTAATTACCCTTGGAACTTGCAGAGAGCATGTTCAGAAGCTTGTATCAGGCATAAAGCATCTAGCAGCCACTTCTGCATCGACTTGTGCTGATAAAAGGAAGGCGGACGGCGATAATCTTGCACTGTTTGCAGATATTAAAACTAGCTTGATTCCTAGAGATGCATTTTTTAGTGGTAAAAGGAGAGTGAGTATCGAAAAGAGCTTGGGCGAAGTTTGTGGGGAGCTTATATGTCCATATCCACCTGGGATTCCAGTATTGATTCCTGGGGAGATTATCACAAAGAAAGCTTTGGATTATCTGCTACATGTTAGAAGCAAGGGCGCTGTCATCACTGGAGCTTCTGATTCCCAACTTTCTTCCATAATTGTCTGCAACAAGTAA
- the LOC133709888 gene encoding methyl-CpG-binding domain-containing protein 2-like, whose protein sequence is MESTTPSPCKITLKLRRDDEQEQQEPKTNDDKPAQSPSSSSVSSPPSSPSSSDEILQSHLQSQELVLYDPAVAANAGGDANRRAATVNRIPNLNKSISPVSVSNSQGPRVLPSVGAFTVQCANCFKWRLIPTKEQYEQIREHILERPFYCETAKEWRPSISCDDPADITQDGSRLWAIDRPNIAQPPPGWQRLLRIRGEGSTKFADVYYQAPSGKRLRSMVEVQKYLIEHPEYMVDGLSMAQFSFQIPRPLQENYVRKRPAAPRLTAAAHASRTLEPTEANPIAWAGPDDTELQLGSPYLEAHVFDPVGRPTKKRAKTRTPSRVYNSNLNISTESS, encoded by the exons ATGGAATCCACGACTCCTAGCCCTTGTAAGATCACCCTCAAGCTCAGAAGAGACGACGAACAAGAACAACAAGAGCCGAAAACGAACGACGACAAACCCGCCCAGTCTCCTTCGTCTTCCTCCGTCTCGTCGCCGCCGTCTTCCCCTTCCTCCTCCGACGAGATTCTCCAGTCCCATCTTCAATCCCAGGAGCTCGTGCTCTACGATCCCGCCGTCGCCGCTAATGCCGGTGGCGACGCCAATCGCCGCGCTGCTACAGTGAATCGGATTCCGAATCTGAACAAATCCATTTCTCCGGTCTCGGTTTCGAATAGTCAAGGTCCTAGGGTTTTGCCGTCGGTCGGGGCCTTCACTGTGCAGTGCGCCAATTGCTTCAAGTGGAGGCTGATTCCGACGAAGGAGCAGTACGAGCAAATCCGGGAGCACATTCTGGAACGGCCGTTCTACTGTGAGACTGCAAAGGAATGGCGGCCGTCGATTTCGTGTGATGATCCGGCTGACATTACTCAAGACGGGAGCCGGCTCTGGGCCATTGATAGGCCCAACATTGCTCAGCCACCGCCCGGCTGGCAACGGCTACTCAGGATTCGAGGTGAAGGAAGCACCAAGTTTGCAGATGT TTATTATCAAGCGCCGTCGGGCAAGAGACTTCGGTCCATGGTGGAGGTTCAAAA GTATTTGATTGAACATCCTGAGTATATGGTGGATGGGCTATCTATGGCacaattttcatttcaaattcctAGGCCTCTGCAGGAGAATTATGTGAGGAAACGCCCTGCTGCTCCTCGTTTGACAGCTGCTGCCCATGCTAGTAGAACTCTTGAACCCACTGAAG CAAATCCCATAGCATGGGCTGGTCCAGATGATACAGAGTTGCAACTTGGTTCTCCGTACTTGGAGGCTCATGTGTTTGACCCTGTTGGTCGACCTACAAAGAAGCGAGCCAAAACAAGAACTCCATCAAGGGTCTACAATAGTAATTTAAATATCAGCACAGAGTCGAGCTAG
- the LOC133709890 gene encoding uncharacterized protein LOC133709890, translated as MGGGMEANKNRFVEEWGAARENLEHNFRWTRRNFAIIGIFGIAIPVLVYKGIVREFHMQDEDAGRPYRKFL; from the exons atgggggGAGGAATGGAGGCAAACAAGAACAGATTCGTGGAGGAGTGGGGCGCGGCCAGAGAAAATCTCGAGCACAACTTCCGGTGGACTCGCCGCAACTTCGCCATCATAGGAATCTTCGGCATCGCTATCCCCGTCCTAGTCTACAAGGGCATCGTCCGAGAATTC CATATGCAAGATGAGGATGCAGGCAGACCATACAGGAAGTTTCTATGA
- the LOC133709886 gene encoding uncharacterized protein LOC133709886 isoform X2 — MFSVSVFSASSDLSFHLGFRNNWTFGRPSASLSQESSNLEPRKKEVTARSATKDKILLSSSPTTSQQQNPTPLVTALKASAEQNAATFHFPGHNRGRAAPDSITELIGLNPFLHDLPELPELDSLFSPEGPILDAQQQAAKLFGSLETWFLVGGTTCGIQAAIMATCSPGDILVLARNSHISAVSALILSGAVPKYIIPDYNFDWDIAVGVTPSQVETAIKEVEKEGEKAAAVFITSPTYHGICSNLSEITQLCHSHGIPVIVDEAHGAHLGFHPHMPNSAMQQGADLAVQSTHKVLCSLTQSSMLHLSGFRQLGLSGYEADEILYEDHDIICELVETQCITFVITLGTCREHVQKLVSGIKHLAATSASTCADKRKADGDNLALFADIKTSLIPRDAFFSGKRRVSIEKSLGEVCGELICPYPPGIPVLIPGEIITKKALDYLLHVRSKGAVITGASDSQLSSIIVCNK, encoded by the exons ATGTTCAGTGTTTCTGTGTTCTCAGCTTCCTCAGACCTC AGTTTTCATTTGGGTTTTAGAAATAACTGGACTTTTGGAAGACCAAGCGCTTCTCTCTCTCAG GAAAGTAGCAATTTAGAGCCTAGAAAGAAGGAAGTGACGGCCAGGTCTGCCACCAAGGATAAGATCTTACTTTCTAGCTCCCCGACGACTTCTCAGCAACAGAACCCCACTCCACTTGTTACTGCCTTGAAGGCTTCAGCTGAACAAAATGCTGCTACCTTTCACTTTCCTGGGCACAACAGAGGTCGAGCTGCACCAGATTCTATAACTGAACTTATTGGTCTAAACCCTTTTCTTCATGACTTACCTGAGCTTCCTGAACTTGACAGCCTCTTTTCTCCGGAAGGACCAATTTTAGATGCACAACAACAGGCAGCCAAACTCTTTGGCTCATTGGAGACATGGTTCCTTGTAGGAGGTACGACATGTGGAATTCAAGCAGCCATTATGGCTACTTGTTCCCCTGGAGATATTTTAGTTCTCGCTAGGAATTCCCATATATCAGCTGTATCTGCTTTAATATTGTCTGGTGCAGTACCCAAGTACATTATCCCTGATTATAATTTTGACTGGGACATTGCTGTCGGGGTCACTCCATCACAG GTGGAGACGGCTATCAAGGAAGTGGAGAAAGAAGGGGAAAAGGCAGCCGCTGTTTTCATCACTTCCCCAACATATCATGGTATATGCAGCAACTTGAGCGAGATAACCCAATTGTGCCATTCTCATGGGATTCCTGTAATTGTTGATGAGGCCCATGGGGCACATTTGGGATTTCATCCCCATATGCCGAATTCAGCCATGCAGCAAGGTGCTGATTTAGCTGTCCAATCCACTCACAAGGTTCTTTGCTCTCTCACACAATCATCGATGTTGCACTTGTCAG GATTTCGACAGCTTGGCTTGTCTGGTTATGAAGCTGATGAAATTCTGTATGAGGATCATGATATCATTTGTGAACTTGTTGAGACCCAATGCATTACTTTTGTAATTACCCTTGGAACTTGCAGAGAGCATGTTCAGAAGCTTGTATCAGGCATAAAGCATCTAGCAGCCACTTCTGCATCGACTTGTGCTGATAAAAGGAAGGCGGACGGCGATAATCTTGCACTGTTTGCAGATATTAAAACTAGCTTGATTCCTAGAGATGCATTTTTTAGTGGTAAAAGGAGAGTGAGTATCGAAAAGAGCTTGGGCGAAGTTTGTGGGGAGCTTATATGTCCATATCCACCTGGGATTCCAGTATTGATTCCTGGGGAGATTATCACAAAGAAAGCTTTGGATTATCTGCTACATGTTAGAAGCAAGGGCGCTGTCATCACTGGAGCTTCTGATTCCCAACTTTCTTCCATAATTGTCTGCAACAAGTAA
- the LOC133709889 gene encoding mitochondrial import receptor subunit TOM7-1-like, which translates to MASRVSLKSKGKTTNKGSKGSDDRSISQAVKEWTSWTMKKAKVVTHYGFIPLIIVIGMNSDPKPQLSQLLSPV; encoded by the coding sequence ATGGCGTCGAGGGTTAGCTTGAAGAGCAAGGGCAAGACGACTAACAAGGGCTCCAAGGGTTCCGACGACCGGTCAATTTCTCAGGCCGTCAAGGAGTGGACCTCGTGGACCATGAAGAAGGCCAAGGTCGTCACTCACTACGGTTTCATTCCTCTCATCATCGTCATCGGGATGAACTCCGATCCCAAGCCCCAACTTTCTCAGCTTCTCAGCCCAGTCTGA